GATGGAGTGCGTCCCAGCGCTTCTCGTCTTCGTTCCAGTCGAACAGCGGCCAGTCGACGATCCAGCAAAGGTTGTTTCCGGCGTCCTCGGGGATCAGGTCCCAGCGCTCGGCGAGACGGGTGCGCAACCCACCCAGGATCCCGGCGACGACCATCGGCTGGTCGGCGGCGACCAGCATCAGGTCGCCTTCTTCCGCGCCCATCGCGGAGTTCAGTCCGGCGAGTTCTTCGGCCGAAAGGAACTTGGCGATCGGAGCCCGCCAGCCGTCACCTTCGCGGAAGGCCCAGACGAGTCCTTTGGCGCCGAGCTCCTTGGCATCGTCGATCAGGCCGTCGAGCTGGGCGCGGGAAAGCTCACGCTGGCCGAAGTTGATGCCGCGGACCGCGCCGCCGGAATCGATCACGCCACCGAAGGCCTTGAACTCCGTACCGCGGAGGATTTCGGTCAGATCGGTGATCTCGTATCCGTAACGCAGGTCGGGCTTGTCCGAGCCGAACCGGCCCATCGCCTCGTCGTAACGCATGCGCGGGAACGGGACCGGCAGTTTGTGGCCCATCTCGCCGAGCAGATGGCTGATCAGCCGCTCGTTCAGGGCGATGACGTCTTCACCGTCGACGAACGACATCTCGAGGTCGAGCTGGGTGAAGTCGGGCTGGCGGTCGGCTCGCAGGTCTTCGTCGCGGAAGCAACGCGCGATCTGGAAATAACGCTCGAAACCCGAGACCATCAGCAGCTGCTTGAACAGCTGCGGCGACTGCGGCAACGCGTAGAAGGAGTTCCGCTGGAGGCGGCTGGGCACGAGGAAATCGCGAGCACCCTCCGGGGTCGAGTTGGTGAGGATCGGCGTCTCGATCTCGAGGAAGCCCTCGCCGTCGAGGAACTTCCTCATCGCGGTGGTCAGCCTGTGGCGCAGCTTGATCGCGCTCTGCATCTGCTCGCGGCGCAGGTCCAGGTACCGGTGGCGCAGCCGGACCTCTTCACCGACCTCGCCTTGAAAGCCCTCGATAGCGAACGGGGGAGTTTCGGATTCGGCGAGGACCTCGATGCTGGCGACATGAATCTCGAATTCGCCGGTCGGCAGCTCCGGATTTACCGTCTCCTGATCGCGGTTGACGACTGTGCCGTTGACCGTGACCACGTATTCGGAACGCAGGCTGTGGGCCAACTGGTGGGCGTCGCCGGAGTCGTCGGGATGGAAGACGAGCTGGACGATCCCGGTCCGGTCGCGCAGATCGATGAAGATCAGCCCGCCGTGATCGCGGCGGCGGTGGACCCAGCCTGAAAGACGGACATCCTGGCCGACTTTGTCACCGAGGACCTGGCCACACCAGGTATCACGAAAAACGTTGGGGCTGAGAGCTGGGGCGTCCACATCCATGGACGCCCCATACTTTCAGGAATTCAGGCCGATGCCCCGCTCGGGGTCACTTGACCTTGATTACGATCGTGCCGGTCTTCGGGGCCGCGTCGGTGGCGGTCAGGACCGTCTTGATCTTGAACTTCTTCTTCTTGGCCTTCTTCTTGGCCTTGAACTTGAATTTGACGGTCTTGTTGCCGACCAGGGTGCCCGGCTTGCGGCAGAACTTGCCGACCAGCTTGAGCGACTTCTTGGCGGCCTTGCCCGGCTGAACGCAGACCTTCGTGTTCAGCGCGCCGGCGGTGCCGGTCGAGGTGATGGTCACCGAAACGGCCTTGGCCTTCTTGCCGCGCTTCAGCTTCAGTGGCTTCGGCTTGAACTTGGTGAACTTGACCGCGACCGTTCCGGGCGGCGGCGGAGGCGGCTCCTCGAAGTATTGGACCGCGCCGATGTCGCAGGCACCGGCCGGCCGGTCACGGCCGGTCTGGTCGGTGGCCGGACAGGTGTCCGGCGCTGTCGAACCGCCCGCGCCGATCGCGGGACTGCCGAGGAGTGGCTCGTGGGTCGGGGTCGAGCCGCCGTTGTCCTGGAGCGGACCGATCATCGCGTCCGCCACCACCTGGTTCGAGCCCGGGTTGAATCCGACCAGGCAAGTCGCCGAGGGCAGCGGCTGGTTCGTCAGAACGTACCGCGGGAAGAACAGGGTGCTGCTCGCGTAACAGTCGGGCGACTTGCTGGTGGCCAGCGGCGAGAGGTCCTTATTGCCGGCGTTGATCACGTTGAAGAAATTGACTCCGTTCGAATTCGTGTCGGCGAAGCCGCCACCGTCGCCGTTGCCTTCCGCGTCGGAATCCGCGGTGTTGTTGGTGATGGTCGAACTCCTGACCGTCGTGAGCGAGCCACCCGGCATGTACAGGCCACCGCCCTGACCCGCGGACTTGTTGCCACTGATCGTGCTGTTGACCATGGCGAGGCTGCTGTAAACCGCGATCCCGCCGGCGCTGAAGGCCGACTCGTTGCCGGAGACGGTCACCCCTTCGAGTGAGAGCGAGCCGGAACCGTTGCGGATACCGCCGCCGTCTTCGATCAGGGTCAGCACGCCGCCCTTGACCTGGATGAACCGCAGCGAGAGTGTATTGGCACCCTGTTGATCGAACACCCGGTCGAGACCGTTGCCGTCGACCACGACCTTGTCGCTGGTCTGAGCCCGCTCGATCGTCAGCACGTTGGTGCCGACCACGTCGAAGTCGCCGGTCACGTTGGCGTCTTCATTGGCGCCCGCCCGGGTGATCTTGTAGGTGCCGCCCGGCACCTTGATCACGTCCGTGGCCAGCCCTGCGGGACAGCCGTCGAAAGCGGCGTTCGTCTGCGCGGCGGTGATTGCCTCACGCAGGGAGCAGTTGGCAGGAGAACCGCCATAGACGTCGTCGGTGGTGTTCACCGGGATGTCGACGGCTCCCGCCGACGGTGCGGCAACCAGCATCGCGACGGCGGTTGCCATAAGAATCAGAAGTTTCTTCATCAAATCCCCAAACCTTTCGAAGTATTTCCCCTGTCGTCACTAATCGTACGACCGGGGTACACCTGCGGTCAAGATCCCCGCCTCTATCAATACGAAACACCCTACCCCCGCCAGGGTTGCGATCGGGCCGGTTACCAGGGACTGGGAGCGATCGTGGAGCCGGGCTGAGCCTGGCGCAACCTCTCGGCCCTGGCGATCGCCCCCTTGAGTTCGGCGTCGTCTTCGCCGAGCAGGGTCAGCAGGAGCTCTGCCGCCTCGAGGTCGTCGCGTCCGGAAGCGGTCGCGCACCAGCGCGAGATCAGGACGGGGTCTTCGCAGGAGATCACCGCCGAGCGGACCAGACCGTCCAGGCGAACCCGCGCGTCCCGGACCATCGGGACCTCCGATTCGGGAATGAGCACTCCGCGGTAACGCTCGAGGGCGGAAGCGGTCCGGCCCTCACCGATCATCTCCTCGACCTCGTCGAAGTCGATGCGAATGTCGATCGAGAACCGGTATGGCCGTGAATCGATCACGGGTCCGAGCAAGTGCCGAAGGCGGCTGATCTCAGCCCGAAGGCTCTCCGGCCGGCCCTGTTCGCCGTAGACCTCGAGGGTGAGACGCTCGGCCGACATGCCTTCCGGGGCAAGTGCGAGCACGGTCAGGATCTCGGCGTGGCGGCGGCTGAGTTCGTGCACGACTCCGTCGGCGATCGCGGCCGCCTGCGGTCCGAGGATCTGAAGCCTCATGTCCGGCGCCGGAGACTGTCGCGCCTCCGAGGATCCCCAGAGCAACCAGCCGGCGTCGCCGTCGATCGGTTCGAGCTCGGCCACGACTCCGCCCGGCAGGTTGATGTCGACGCCGCTGTCGGGGAGTTCAAGATCACCTTCGATCCAGCCGTCGGGAACGGTGGCGAGCACCTTCCCGGTGCGGCCGAGGATCGCGGCCGGTCGCTCAGCCCCGGCCCGGCCGGTCAGGTGTTTCGTCTTGAGCCTGGCGACCTTCCGTTCGAGGTCCTGCTGGAGGAAGACCTCGGCCATTCCCGCAGCTGCCCCGACCAGCGAAAGCGTGTGCGGGTGGGCGGACTTCACGTGCCCGGTCAGATCGATCACGGCGATGATCTCGCCCGTTTCGGGGTCGTGGATCGGGGCGCCGGAACACTGCCACGGGTGGACGATCCGGTTGAAGTGTTCGGCCGAAAAGATCTGCACGGGGTGGTCGACGGCGACTGCCGTGCCCATCGCGTTGGTACCCGCACCGCTTTCGCTCCAGTCGGCCCCGGCGACCAGATGCATGTTCTCGGTGGCGTCAATCACGCGCCGGTGTCCTTCGATCCACAGCAGTATTCCGTCGGCGTCGGAGATGACCATCATGTGACCCGACTGGGTTGTCGCGTCGGAAAGAAGCTGCCTGAGGATCGGCAGGACCGGGAAGAGCGGATGGCCCTGCCAGCGTTCCGAGACCTCGTCCTCGTCGGCAACGACTCTCGGCAGGGCAGAGGGATCGAGCCCGGCCTTCTCCGATCGTCGCCAGGACTGGGCGACCACCG
This window of the Thermoleophilia bacterium genome carries:
- a CDS encoding transcriptional regulator, giving the protein MAVVAGSSWHAVDPTSDRINQARGLRRLYEAFHEGQEIDSRIRAVVAQSWRRSEKAGLDPSALPRVVADEDEVSERWQGHPLFPVLPILRQLLSDATTQSGHMMVISDADGILLWIEGHRRVIDATENMHLVAGADWSESGAGTNAMGTAVAVDHPVQIFSAEHFNRIVHPWQCSGAPIHDPETGEIIAVIDLTGHVKSAHPHTLSLVGAAAGMAEVFLQQDLERKVARLKTKHLTGRAGAERPAAILGRTGKVLATVPDGWIEGDLELPDSGVDINLPGGVVAELEPIDGDAGWLLWGSSEARQSPAPDMRLQILGPQAAAIADGVVHELSRRHAEILTVLALAPEGMSAERLTLEVYGEQGRPESLRAEISRLRHLLGPVIDSRPYRFSIDIRIDFDEVEEMIGEGRTASALERYRGVLIPESEVPMVRDARVRLDGLVRSAVISCEDPVLISRWCATASGRDDLEAAELLLTLLGEDDAELKGAIARAERLRQAQPGSTIAPSPW
- a CDS encoding CSLREA domain-containing protein encodes the protein MATAVAMLVAAPSAGAVDIPVNTTDDVYGGSPANCSLREAITAAQTNAAFDGCPAGLATDVIKVPGGTYKITRAGANEDANVTGDFDVVGTNVLTIERAQTSDKVVVDGNGLDRVFDQQGANTLSLRFIQVKGGVLTLIEDGGGIRNGSGSLSLEGVTVSGNESAFSAGGIAVYSSLAMVNSTISGNKSAGQGGGLYMPGGSLTTVRSSTITNNTADSDAEGNGDGGGFADTNSNGVNFFNVINAGNKDLSPLATSKSPDCYASSTLFFPRYVLTNQPLPSATCLVGFNPGSNQVVADAMIGPLQDNGGSTPTHEPLLGSPAIGAGGSTAPDTCPATDQTGRDRPAGACDIGAVQYFEEPPPPPPGTVAVKFTKFKPKPLKLKRGKKAKAVSVTITSTGTAGALNTKVCVQPGKAAKKSLKLVGKFCRKPGTLVGNKTVKFKFKAKKKAKKKKFKIKTVLTATDAAPKTGTIVIKVK
- the aspS gene encoding aspartate--tRNA ligase, whose protein sequence is MDVDAPALSPNVFRDTWCGQVLGDKVGQDVRLSGWVHRRRDHGGLIFIDLRDRTGIVQLVFHPDDSGDAHQLAHSLRSEYVVTVNGTVVNRDQETVNPELPTGEFEIHVASIEVLAESETPPFAIEGFQGEVGEEVRLRHRYLDLRREQMQSAIKLRHRLTTAMRKFLDGEGFLEIETPILTNSTPEGARDFLVPSRLQRNSFYALPQSPQLFKQLLMVSGFERYFQIARCFRDEDLRADRQPDFTQLDLEMSFVDGEDVIALNERLISHLLGEMGHKLPVPFPRMRYDEAMGRFGSDKPDLRYGYEITDLTEILRGTEFKAFGGVIDSGGAVRGINFGQRELSRAQLDGLIDDAKELGAKGLVWAFREGDGWRAPIAKFLSAEELAGLNSAMGAEEGDLMLVAADQPMVVAGILGGLRTRLAERWDLIPEDAGNNLCWIVDWPLFDWNEDEKRWDALHHPFTAPNGEFDPENPGEARAQAYDLVWNGVELGGGSIRIHKPDVQSAVFRALGISEEDAEERFGFLLEALKYGAPPHGGIAYGVDRFAALLAGVDSIRDVIAFPKTASGGDPLTGAPSPVSEIQLREVGIALRKPPKPASA